Proteins encoded together in one Longimicrobium sp. window:
- a CDS encoding cation transporter, with translation MAKRLISAENALNLLLVFVPIAMVMEWWLHSPPVWIFVVACLAVIPLAGLMGHATEEIAERVGEGVGGLLNATFGNAAELIIAIVALRAGLYDLVKASITGSIIGNLLLVFGLSAMVGGLRFQTQKFNRTAASLGSTLLVLSAVGLVVPAVFHMLVGNTARAAERNLSFEISVVLMLTYVASLFFT, from the coding sequence CCTCAACCTGCTCCTGGTCTTCGTGCCCATCGCCATGGTGATGGAGTGGTGGCTCCACTCGCCGCCGGTGTGGATCTTCGTGGTCGCCTGCCTGGCCGTCATCCCGCTGGCGGGGCTGATGGGGCACGCCACCGAGGAGATCGCGGAGCGCGTGGGCGAGGGCGTCGGAGGACTGCTGAACGCGACGTTCGGCAACGCGGCGGAGCTGATCATCGCCATCGTGGCGCTGCGCGCGGGGCTCTACGACCTGGTGAAGGCGTCGATCACCGGCTCCATCATCGGCAACCTGCTCCTGGTGTTCGGGCTGAGCGCCATGGTGGGCGGGCTGCGCTTCCAGACGCAGAAGTTCAACCGCACCGCCGCCTCGCTCGGCTCCACCCTGCTGGTGCTGAGCGCGGTGGGGCTGGTGGTGCCGGCCGTCTTCCACATGCTGGTGGGGAACACGGCGCGCGCCGCCGAGCGCAACCTGTCGTTCGAGATCTCGGTGGTGCTGATGCTCACCTACGTGGCGTCGCTCTTCTTCAC